One genomic window of Centropristis striata isolate RG_2023a ecotype Rhode Island chromosome 20, C.striata_1.0, whole genome shotgun sequence includes the following:
- the LOC131993254 gene encoding alpha-2,8-sialyltransferase 8F-like has product MFLSNNDKPPEICKGCKEIIDKVKECYSQNWNKQEDNYTKFRSELSSKCNGFEKAIITQANTPVGSKIVYDGEKTRSLEVTPEIFSNFPKEHPLPNKTWDTCAVVGNGGILTHSGCGKMIDSAQFVIRCNLPPVENGYEKDVGNKTDLVTANPSILTDKYGALQGNSRTFVESLRIYGDSLLLLPTFSYGHVTSVCQRAVDSIEDFENPIRPVFLNPDYLQKLAVFWRSKGVKALRLSTGLMMTSLALELCANVHLYGFWPFSNHPQGLYALTNHYYNDAKAKAGVHAMSAEFNLLLQLHSQGVLRLHLEDC; this is encoded by the exons ATGTTCCTCTCCAA CAATGACAAACCTCCTGAGATCTGTAAAGGCTGCAA ggaGATCATCGACAAAGTAAAAGAGTGTTACTCTCAAAACTGGAACAAGCAGGAGGACAATTACACAAAGTtcag ATCTGAGCTGAGCAGCAAGTGTAATGGTTTTGAGAAGGCCATCATTACCCAGGCCAACACTCCAGTGGGATCCAAGATTGTGTACGACGGAGAAAAGACGAGGAGCCTCGAGGTGACCCCGGAGATTTTCAGCAATTTTCCAAAG GAGCATCCACTCCCAAATAAAACATGGGACACATGTGCTGTTGTTGGGAACGGAGGGATCCTGACCCACAGCGGCTGTGGAAAGATGATCGATTCAGCTCAGTTTGTTATCAG GTGCAACCTTCCCCCTGTGGAAAATGGCTATGAGAAAGATGTGGGCAACAAGACTGACCTCGTGACAGCAAACCCAAGCATCCTCACGGATAA GTACGGGGCACTACAGGGGAATAGCCGTACATTTGTGGAGAGCCTGAGAATCTATGGCGACTCCCTGCTTCTCCTTCCCACCTTCTCATATGGCCATGTCACCTCTGTGTGCCAGCGGGCTGTCGACAGTATAGAGGACTTTGAAAACCCCATCCGACCTGTTTTCTTAAACCCTGACTACCTCCAGAAATTGGCTGTCTTCTGGCGCTCCAAAGGCGTAAAAGCATTGAGGCTCAGCACCGGCTTAATGATGACTAGCCTGGCACTGGAACTCTGTGCTAACGTGCACCTGTACGGGTTCTGGCCCTTCAGTAATCACCCACAAGGACTCTATGCCCTGACTAACCACTACTACAATGATGCAAAAGCTAAGGCAGGAGTTCATGCCATGTCGGCTGAGTTTAACCTCTTGTTGCAGCTGCACAGTCAGGGGGTGCTCAGGCTTCACCTGGAAGATTGTTAG